A section of the Etheostoma cragini isolate CJK2018 chromosome 12, CSU_Ecrag_1.0, whole genome shotgun sequence genome encodes:
- the cirbpa gene encoding cold inducible RNA binding protein a isoform X4, producing the protein MSDEGKLFIGGLSFETNEESLAAAFGKYGNIEKVDVIRDKESGKSRGFGFVKYDNCEDAKDALEGMNGKTLDGRSIRVDEAGKGGRSRGGFSSGPRGGRGGFGGRGRGGRGGGGYNGDRGYGDRSYSDRSFNNEGRFGGGGGGGSQYRSSGGGYSSYRDNRGQGGYGDRSGSYRDHYDSYNR; encoded by the exons ATGTCGGACGAGGGGAAATTGTTCAtcggaggactgagctttgAGACCAATGAGGAGTCTCTAGCCGCGGCCTTTGGCAAATATGGAAACATCGAAAAAG TTGATGTCATCAGAGACAAAGAGTCGGGGAAATCTCGCGGTTTTGGCTTTGTGAAATACGACAATTGTGAAGATGCTAAAGATGCACTGGAAGGCATGAACGGCAAG ACCCTAGATGGCCGGTCCATTCGTGTGGATGAAGCAGGGAAGGGTGGCCGATCCAGAGGAGGGTTCAGCTCAGGCCCAAGAGGAGGACGGGGTGGATTCGGCGGGCGTGGGAGAGGTGGACGAG GAGGTGGCGGATACAATGGAGACCGGGGTTACGGTGACAGGAGTTACAGTGACCGAAGCTTCAATAATGAGGGCCGGTTtggaggtggtggtggcggTGGCAGCCAGTACAGGAGTAGTGGAGGTGGATACTCAAGCTACAGAGACAACAG GGGTCAGGGTGGATACGGTGACCGCTCTGGATCCTACCGCGATCACTACGACAGCTACA ACAGGTGA
- the cirbpa gene encoding cold inducible RNA binding protein a isoform X6, producing MSDEGKLFIGGLSFETNEESLAAAFGKYGNIEKVDVIRDKESGKSRGFGFVKYDNCEDAKDALEGMNGKTLDGRSIRVDEAGKGGRSRGGFSSGPRGGRGGFGGRGRGGGGYNGDRGYGDRSYSDRSFNNEGRFGGGGGGGSQYRSSGGGYSSYRDNRGQGGYGDRSGSYRDHYDSYNR from the exons ATGTCGGACGAGGGGAAATTGTTCAtcggaggactgagctttgAGACCAATGAGGAGTCTCTAGCCGCGGCCTTTGGCAAATATGGAAACATCGAAAAAG TTGATGTCATCAGAGACAAAGAGTCGGGGAAATCTCGCGGTTTTGGCTTTGTGAAATACGACAATTGTGAAGATGCTAAAGATGCACTGGAAGGCATGAACGGCAAG ACCCTAGATGGCCGGTCCATTCGTGTGGATGAAGCAGGGAAGGGTGGCCGATCCAGAGGAGGGTTCAGCTCAGGCCCAAGAGGAGGACGGGGTGGATTCGGCGGGCGTGGGAGAG GAGGTGGCGGATACAATGGAGACCGGGGTTACGGTGACAGGAGTTACAGTGACCGAAGCTTCAATAATGAGGGCCGGTTtggaggtggtggtggcggTGGCAGCCAGTACAGGAGTAGTGGAGGTGGATACTCAAGCTACAGAGACAACAG GGGTCAGGGTGGATACGGTGACCGCTCTGGATCCTACCGCGATCACTACGACAGCTACA ACAGGTGA
- the cirbpa gene encoding cold inducible RNA binding protein a isoform X2, whose protein sequence is MSDEGKLFIGGLSFETNEESLAAAFGKYGNIEKVDVIRDKESGKSRGFGFVKYDNCEDAKDALEGMNGKTLDGRSIRVDEAGKGGRSRGGFSSGPRGGRGGFGGRGRGGRGYSRGGGGYNGDRGYGDRSYSDRSFNNEGRFGGGGGGGSQYRSSGGGYSSYRDNRGQGGYGDRSGSYRDHYDSYNR, encoded by the exons ATGTCGGACGAGGGGAAATTGTTCAtcggaggactgagctttgAGACCAATGAGGAGTCTCTAGCCGCGGCCTTTGGCAAATATGGAAACATCGAAAAAG TTGATGTCATCAGAGACAAAGAGTCGGGGAAATCTCGCGGTTTTGGCTTTGTGAAATACGACAATTGTGAAGATGCTAAAGATGCACTGGAAGGCATGAACGGCAAG ACCCTAGATGGCCGGTCCATTCGTGTGGATGAAGCAGGGAAGGGTGGCCGATCCAGAGGAGGGTTCAGCTCAGGCCCAAGAGGAGGACGGGGTGGATTCGGCGGGCGTGGGAGAGGTGGACGAGGTTACTCCAGAG GAGGTGGCGGATACAATGGAGACCGGGGTTACGGTGACAGGAGTTACAGTGACCGAAGCTTCAATAATGAGGGCCGGTTtggaggtggtggtggcggTGGCAGCCAGTACAGGAGTAGTGGAGGTGGATACTCAAGCTACAGAGACAACAG GGGTCAGGGTGGATACGGTGACCGCTCTGGATCCTACCGCGATCACTACGACAGCTACA ACAGGTGA
- the cirbpa gene encoding cold inducible RNA binding protein a isoform X1: MSDEGKLFIGGLSFETNEESLAAAFGKYGNIEKVDVIRDKESGKSRGFGFVKYDNCEDAKDALEGMNGKTLDGRSIRVDEAGKGGRSRGGFSSGPRGGRGGFGGRGRGGRGYSRGGGGYNGDRGYGDRSYSDRSFNNEGRFGGGGGGGSQYRSSGGGYSSYRDNRGQGGYGDRSGSYRDHYDSYTAQE; the protein is encoded by the exons ATGTCGGACGAGGGGAAATTGTTCAtcggaggactgagctttgAGACCAATGAGGAGTCTCTAGCCGCGGCCTTTGGCAAATATGGAAACATCGAAAAAG TTGATGTCATCAGAGACAAAGAGTCGGGGAAATCTCGCGGTTTTGGCTTTGTGAAATACGACAATTGTGAAGATGCTAAAGATGCACTGGAAGGCATGAACGGCAAG ACCCTAGATGGCCGGTCCATTCGTGTGGATGAAGCAGGGAAGGGTGGCCGATCCAGAGGAGGGTTCAGCTCAGGCCCAAGAGGAGGACGGGGTGGATTCGGCGGGCGTGGGAGAGGTGGACGAGGTTACTCCAGAG GAGGTGGCGGATACAATGGAGACCGGGGTTACGGTGACAGGAGTTACAGTGACCGAAGCTTCAATAATGAGGGCCGGTTtggaggtggtggtggcggTGGCAGCCAGTACAGGAGTAGTGGAGGTGGATACTCAAGCTACAGAGACAACAG GGGTCAGGGTGGATACGGTGACCGCTCTGGATCCTACCGCGATCACTACGACAGCTACA CTGCACAAGAGTAA
- the cirbpa gene encoding cold inducible RNA binding protein a isoform X5: MSDEGKLFIGGLSFETNEESLAAAFGKYGNIEKVDVIRDKESGKSRGFGFVKYDNCEDAKDALEGMNGKTLDGRSIRVDEAGKGGRSRGGFSSGPRGGRGGFGGRGRGGGGYNGDRGYGDRSYSDRSFNNEGRFGGGGGGGSQYRSSGGGYSSYRDNRGQGGYGDRSGSYRDHYDSYTAQE, from the exons ATGTCGGACGAGGGGAAATTGTTCAtcggaggactgagctttgAGACCAATGAGGAGTCTCTAGCCGCGGCCTTTGGCAAATATGGAAACATCGAAAAAG TTGATGTCATCAGAGACAAAGAGTCGGGGAAATCTCGCGGTTTTGGCTTTGTGAAATACGACAATTGTGAAGATGCTAAAGATGCACTGGAAGGCATGAACGGCAAG ACCCTAGATGGCCGGTCCATTCGTGTGGATGAAGCAGGGAAGGGTGGCCGATCCAGAGGAGGGTTCAGCTCAGGCCCAAGAGGAGGACGGGGTGGATTCGGCGGGCGTGGGAGAG GAGGTGGCGGATACAATGGAGACCGGGGTTACGGTGACAGGAGTTACAGTGACCGAAGCTTCAATAATGAGGGCCGGTTtggaggtggtggtggcggTGGCAGCCAGTACAGGAGTAGTGGAGGTGGATACTCAAGCTACAGAGACAACAG GGGTCAGGGTGGATACGGTGACCGCTCTGGATCCTACCGCGATCACTACGACAGCTACA CTGCACAAGAGTAA
- the cirbpa gene encoding cold inducible RNA binding protein a isoform X3 codes for MSDEGKLFIGGLSFETNEESLAAAFGKYGNIEKVDVIRDKESGKSRGFGFVKYDNCEDAKDALEGMNGKTLDGRSIRVDEAGKGGRSRGGFSSGPRGGRGGFGGRGRGGRGGGGYNGDRGYGDRSYSDRSFNNEGRFGGGGGGGSQYRSSGGGYSSYRDNRGQGGYGDRSGSYRDHYDSYTAQE; via the exons ATGTCGGACGAGGGGAAATTGTTCAtcggaggactgagctttgAGACCAATGAGGAGTCTCTAGCCGCGGCCTTTGGCAAATATGGAAACATCGAAAAAG TTGATGTCATCAGAGACAAAGAGTCGGGGAAATCTCGCGGTTTTGGCTTTGTGAAATACGACAATTGTGAAGATGCTAAAGATGCACTGGAAGGCATGAACGGCAAG ACCCTAGATGGCCGGTCCATTCGTGTGGATGAAGCAGGGAAGGGTGGCCGATCCAGAGGAGGGTTCAGCTCAGGCCCAAGAGGAGGACGGGGTGGATTCGGCGGGCGTGGGAGAGGTGGACGAG GAGGTGGCGGATACAATGGAGACCGGGGTTACGGTGACAGGAGTTACAGTGACCGAAGCTTCAATAATGAGGGCCGGTTtggaggtggtggtggcggTGGCAGCCAGTACAGGAGTAGTGGAGGTGGATACTCAAGCTACAGAGACAACAG GGGTCAGGGTGGATACGGTGACCGCTCTGGATCCTACCGCGATCACTACGACAGCTACA CTGCACAAGAGTAA